A DNA window from Paralichthys olivaceus isolate ysfri-2021 chromosome 11, ASM2471397v2, whole genome shotgun sequence contains the following coding sequences:
- the LOC109630189 gene encoding uncharacterized protein, which produces MAVPDTGVPVPILAVTIHPETGLVYPLGGVHVCPITRLPQPIQIGYPMLEPRTGNIVLTVGVSLDPMTGAVLPVGGVLLAESFIEPLSGRMVRVRGANMMAGQRVPNAGGYQSLLDCKVLTAMFKVLDLLKPLSEEWGSEGNLQDLQPHPGSERGSGRQDHVLAAAKELQQAWGRSLHSQLQLQTRLEMLLDWAEGLQRDGGSLGEMPLSGSDVGVTALLGMEYPDPMGSGLSVPVLGCHTDLVSGFTLPLAGTMEDPDGKGLVAIRYGSQTVDPVTGTLAPVVGARLDVSRKHILPVTASFWLTVADQTDGVQVEALQREVCVRNTYWQHQRQREEDILSDLDSALLQYLTRVTEVKSSQQLQWSGRQLREAAAELQDSSQAEAQRRAAQHSHLALMLPPHVLHILTQGDEEEWDQQSAWQSQLMSGLEKVDVCVEQLQQEQEKWTQGGNWATTLHAVDRELRQSELWEQCCSRQTELEAVLVALHFTRQRSQLRADTAQAVLCGNFWYKDYGLVQCSRRRQTKVMGLLQQKALPLLERLNQLLEEKQSASLSPNTCNRHVSGFSVKPAYGLEIASRVWTASVLVVKGISTQSLREPVNGAQSQDNGLQAGSTPTHNSQTHTACSGVQSQDNQPVKESAQPTHISVPTVPEEEWTRLLELSPLFQLLKVVELQLRGWACGRGLLRGELSDRGNSFVDILDAQWECEGELIPVDPSVLNPREFLVYQHGLFLMQTLHSLQLTPAISLQITASLPNNNYFNNAFRNSFFYQEAEELLFVRRQRLQSVGGFSLLLLHCLAHVSVKDMSSDSSPAFQRLFFKVLQACLGELFNARLWGVCPSGQGANLYARFRDQEAPVRDSHATLSNFHAASLLHRLHKPSPGLLSEDCFCGQCFCREKVEELHRKHGEKSLLLHLEGILREKSLEAQDKEEKDQTE; this is translated from the exons ATGGCAGTCCCAGACACAGGAGTCCCAGTGCCCATACTGGCTGTGACAATCCACCCTGAGACTGGACTGGTCTACCCACTGGGAGGTGTGCATGTCTGCCCCATCACCCGCCTGCCTCAGCCCATACAGATCGGTTATCCCATGCTAGAACCCAGGACGGGGAACATTGTGCTCACAGTCGGGGTCAGCTTGGATCCAATGACAG GAGCTGTGCTGCCAGTAGGGGGAGTCCTGCTGGCAGAGTCCTTCATAGAACCTCTGAGTGGGCGAATGGTGAGAGTAAGAGGGGCCAACATGATGGCGGGACAACGGGTCCCTAATGCAGGAGGATACCAAAGTCTACTAGACTGCAAG GTTCTCACAGCAATGTTCAAAGTGTTGGATCTCCTGAAGCCACTTTCTGAGGAGTGGGGTTCAGAAGGAAATTTGCAGGATCTGCAGCCTCATCCAGGcagtgagagagggagcggTCGACAAGATCATGTCCTGGCTGCGGCCAAGGAGCTCCAGCAGGCCTGGGGACGGAGCCTGCACAGCCAACTCCAGTTACAAACCAGGCTGGAGATGCTGCTGGACTGGGCCGAGGGTCtccagagggatggagggagtcTGG GGGAGATGCCTCTGTCAGGCTCTGATGTGGGTGTGACAGCTCTGCTGGGGATGGAGTATCCTGACCCCATGGGATCTGGTCTCAGTGTGCCGGTGCTGGGATGTCACACTGACTTGGTCTCTGGGTTTACTCTACCCTTGGCAGGAACCATGGAGGACCCAGATGGAAAAG GTCTGGTGGCGATTCGTTATGGATCTCAGACTGTTGACCCAGTGACAGGGACGTTGGCACCAGTGGTTGGAGCCAGACTGGATGTATCCAGAAAGCACATTCTGCCTGTTACAGCTTCCTTCTGGCTAACAGTGGCAGATCAAACTGATGGTGTGCAG GTGGAGGCTCTgcagagagaggtgtgtgtgcgaAACACATACTGGCAGCATCAGAGGCAGCGTGAGGAAGATATTCTctctgatctggactcagctcttCTCCAGTATCTCACCAGAGTCACAGAAGTTAAGTCTTCTCAG cagctccagtgGTCAGGGAGGCAACTGAGGGAAGCAGCTGCGGAGCTGCAGGATTCATCGCAGGCCGAGGCCCAGAGGAGAGCCGCTCAGCACTCTCACTTGGCTCTCATGCTGCCTCCACATGTTCTACACATCCTTACGCAGG GTGATGAGGAGGAGTGGGATCAGCAGAGCGCCTGGCAGTCGCAGCTCATGTCGGGGCTCGAAAAGGTGGAtgtctgtgtggagcagttGCAGCAAGAACAGGAAAAGTGGACACAGGGAGGAAACTGGGCTACAACTCTGCATGCTGTG GACAGAGAGCTGAGACAGAGCGAGCTGTGGGAGCAGTGCTGCTCCAGACAGACGGAGTTGGAGGCCGTTCTTGTCGCTCTGCACTTCACCAGACAACGCAGTCAGCTGCGTGCCGACACTGCTCAG GCGGTGCTGTGTGGTAACTTCTGGTACAAGGACTATGGCCTGgtccagtgcagcaggaggagacagactAAGGTCATGGGTTTGCTTCAGCAGAAGGCTCTGCCTCTGCTGGAGAGACTGAACCAGCTGCTGGAAGAAAAACAGTCGGCCAGCCTTTCCCCCAACACTTGCAATCGACATGTCTCAG GTTTTTCAGTAAAACCAGCATATGGGCTGGAAATAGCCTCCAGAGTCTGGACTGCCTCTGTGCTTGTGGTGAAAG GAATCTCCACTCAGTCTCTGAGGGAGCCTGTGAATGGAGCTCAGTCCCAGGACAATGGTCTGCAGGCCGGctcaacaccaacacacaactcacaaacacacactgcctgtTCTGGCGTCCAGTCCCAGG ACAACCAGCCTGTGAAAGAGTCTGCTCAGCCCACACACATCTCTGTCCCCACAGTCCCAG AGGAGGAGTGGACCAGGCTGCTGGagctctctcctctgttccagCTGCTGAAggtggtggagctgcagctgagggGCTGGGCCTGCGGGAGAGGGCTTCTGAGAGGGGAGCTCAGTG acAGAGGCAACAGTTTTGTCGATATCCTTGACGCTCAGTGGGAATGTGAGGGAGAGCTGATCCCAGTGGACCCGTCTGTCCTCAACCCCCGAGAGTTCCTGGTCTACCAACACGGACTCTTCCTGATGCAAACATTACACAGTCTACAACTG ACTCCAGCTATTTCACTTCAGATAACTGCCAGTCTGCCAAACAACAACTACTTTAACAACGCCTTCAGAAATTCCTTCTTTTATCAG gaagcagaggagttGCTCTTTGTCCGTCGCCAGAGGCTCCAGTCAGTTGGaggcttctctctgctgctgctccactgtcTGGCCCATGTCAGTGTTAAAGACATGAGCTCTGACTCCAGTCCTGCCTTCCAGAGGCTTTTCTTCAAG GTTCTGCAGGCATGCCTGGGGGAGCTGTTTAATGCCAGACTGTGGGGAGTGTGCCCCTCAGGACAGGGGGCCAATTTGTATGCACGGTTTCGAGACCAAGAGGCCCCTGTAAGGGACTCACATGCTACTCTGTCCAACTTTCATGCTGCCTCCCTCTTACACAGGCTGCACAAACCAAGCCCAGGACTGCTGTCTGAAGAT TGTTTTTGTGGGCAGTGCTTTTGCAGGGAGAAAGTTGAAGAACTTCACAGGAAGCACGGAGAGAAATCTCTACTCTTGCATCTTGAGGGAATTTTGCGAGAGAAGAGCTTGGAGGCCCaagacaaagaagagaaagaccagactgaataa
- the LOC109630087 gene encoding zona pellucida-like domain-containing protein 1 isoform X1, with protein MALYLRLPLVVVLLHPALCLYNCSSEYERTPDSSDLVVDCGTNMITLEINLCTAQWAGFNTTNLALNGAHNNTECMGSVDTSVAPPVIRYHLPVNHSLDNSCRHSLQIVDKTPDPNGPFASFQNIQAVIITGFIDTPRSDQGLISYATDLYYHFSCSYPLEYLMNNTQIVASSVSVATNDNNGTFIDALEMAVFNDSDYIHPLVMPSVGLQLRTRIYVEVKAVNLTGNFHVLLDHCFSTPTAYNMSHSEQHNFFVGCSVDQRTSVTDNGLSKVARFNFEAFRFVQHRDQAKSSIYLHCILRLCEPSKCQTLVSACNNRGKRSVTPFGKESSESATVSVGPLYTAPEGRPYAAAYSNDMASEKDDVDVTGLVVGVVFGSAAAALLVLGGWFVLKKFYWAGGLCAFD; from the exons ATGGCCCTTTATCTTCgtctccccctggtggttgTACTCCTGcatcctgctctctgtctctacaACTGCTCCTCTGAGTATGAAAGGACACCAG ACAGCTCAGACTTGGTGGTCGACTGTGGAACCAACATGATAACCCTGGAGATCAACCTGTGCACAGCTCAGTGGGCAGGCTTCAATACCACAAACCTGGCTCTGAATGGGgcccacaacaacacagagtgTATGGGCTCTGTCGACACCAGCGTGGCCCCCCCAGTCATCCGTTACCATCTCCCTGTCAACCACAGTCTGGATAACTCCTGTCGCCATTCTCTGCAG ATTGTGGACAAGACCCCGGACCCCAACGGCCCCTTCGCCAGCTTCCAAAACATCCAGGCAGTTATCATCACAGGCTTCATTGACACACCCAGATCCGACCAGGGGCTGATCAGTTACGCCACAGACCTCTACTATCATTTCTCCTGCAGCTACCCACTGGAGTACCtcatgaacaacacacagattGTGGC CTCCTCTGTCTCGGTGGCGACCAACGATAACAATGGAACTTTCATTGATGCACTAGAAATGGCTGTTTTTAAT GACTCAGACTACATCCACCCGTTAGTGATGCCTTCAGTAGGACTCCAACTGCGAACCAGGAtctatgtggaggtgaaggccGTTAACCTCACAGGAAA TTTCCATGTCCTGCTGGATCACTGCTTCAGTACTCCCACTGCTTACAACATGTCGCACAGCGAGCAGCACAACTTCTTCGTCGG CTGTTCAGTGGACCAGAGGACGTCCGTGACAGACAATGGTCTTTCCAAGGTTGCCAGGTTCAACTTTGAGGCCTTCCGCTTCGTACAGCACCGGGACCAGGCAAAGTCCAGCATCTATCTGCACTGCATACTGAGACTCTGTGAGCCCAGCAAATGTCAAACGCTGGTGTCT GCCTGcaacaacagaggaaaaagatCTGTGACTCCTTTTGGAAAAGAAAGCAGCGAATCGGCCACTGTTTCAGTCGGACCTCTTTACACTGCTCCAGAAG GCAGGCCATATGCAGCGGCCTACA GTAATGACATGGCATCAGAGAAAGATGACGTGGACGTGACGGGCCTGGTGGTCGGGGTGGTGTTTGGCTCAGcggctgctgctctgctggttcTGGGCGGCTGGTTTGTCCTGAAGAAATTTTACTGGGCGGGAGGATTATGTGCCTTCGATTGA
- the LOC109630006 gene encoding apolipoprotein A-IV, with amino-acid sequence MHRKAVIFTLSFLTISAYPLHRDTREATLTDSKSNQAHDKTNLTKDVDNLYKSHLDSSSLYNQEDDHNTNPMAEEMQRKLIMESERLRTRLRQELAELQERLSPSPAHLSSPLASMRELLAPLTQQLHSSISSNTEELCGQLSLYLQDLDTADAQTEASSADRHQEAFHLMTQALDRSSSKLANVITDLHSKTAEVIGRFTEITANEEDAARSDVWQVLSSRLGQEASSLRVETQIMVGALKEELAALLETSEPSRAEVTASVERFCQKAASVSQVFQIQMEKLFQELEEQRSSSLSPSSSSSSSSSSTHPAGSLQEDFSVKLSALIHDIVHSVVTDP; translated from the exons atgcatCGAAAAGCTGTGATCTTCACCCTGTCATTCTTGACAATTTCAG CGTACCCACTGCACCGTGACACCAGGGAAGCAACCTTGACTGATTCGAAATCAAACCAGGCTCATGACAAGACAAACCTCACAAAGGATGTGGA TAATCTCTACAAAAGTCACCTGGACAGCAGCAGCCTTTACAACCAGGAGGATGACCACAACACAAACCCTATGGCAGAGGAGATGCAGCGCAAACTCATCATGGAGTCAGAGCGTCTGCGTACTCGTCTGCGCCAAGAGTTGGCCGAGCTGCAGGAGAGGTTGTCCCCATCTCCAGCCCACCTCAGCTCCCCCCTGGCCAGCATGAGGGAGCTCCTGGCTCCTCTCacccagcagctccacagctccATCAGTAGCAACACCGAAGAGCTGTGCGGCCAGCTGAGCCTCTACTTGCAGGACCTGGATACAGCAGATGCCCAGACAGAGGCCAGCAGTGCGGATCGCCATCAGGAAGCCTTCCACTTGATGACACAAGCCCTGGACCGCAGCAGTTCTAAGCTGGCCAATGTCATCACTGACCTCCATAGTAAAACTGCTGAGGTGATTGGACGTTTCACAGAGATCACTGCTAACGAGGAGGACGCAGCCAGGTCAGACGTCTGGCAGGTGTTGAGCTCCAGGTTGGGACAGGAAGCGAGTTCACTGAGGGTGGAGACACAGATCATGGTGGGTGCTCTTAAAGAAGAGCTCGCTGCTCTGCTGGAAACCTCAGAACCTTCTAGAGCTGAAGTGACAGCCAGTGTGGAGCGGTTCTGCCAGAAGGCTGCCTCGGTGAGCCAAGTGTTTCAGATCCAGATGGAGAAGTTGtttcaggagctggaggagcagagatcCTCCAgcctgtctccctcctcttcctcctcctcctcctcctcatccacgcACCCTGCTGGCTCTCTGCAGGAGGACTTCTCTGTTAAACTCTCGGCTCTGATCCACGACATTGTGCACTCTGTTGTGACAGACCCCTGa
- the LOC109630087 gene encoding zona pellucida-like domain-containing protein 1 isoform X2: MKGHQGLGFSVSFTDSSDLVVDCGTNMITLEINLCTAQWAGFNTTNLALNGAHNNTECMGSVDTSVAPPVIRYHLPVNHSLDNSCRHSLQIVDKTPDPNGPFASFQNIQAVIITGFIDTPRSDQGLISYATDLYYHFSCSYPLEYLMNNTQIVASSVSVATNDNNGTFIDALEMAVFNDSDYIHPLVMPSVGLQLRTRIYVEVKAVNLTGNFHVLLDHCFSTPTAYNMSHSEQHNFFVGCSVDQRTSVTDNGLSKVARFNFEAFRFVQHRDQAKSSIYLHCILRLCEPSKCQTLVSACNNRGKRSVTPFGKESSESATVSVGPLYTAPEGRPYAAAYSNDMASEKDDVDVTGLVVGVVFGSAAAALLVLGGWFVLKKFYWAGGLCAFD; the protein is encoded by the exons ATGAAAGGACACCAG ggtttgggtttctctgtctctttcacagACAGCTCAGACTTGGTGGTCGACTGTGGAACCAACATGATAACCCTGGAGATCAACCTGTGCACAGCTCAGTGGGCAGGCTTCAATACCACAAACCTGGCTCTGAATGGGgcccacaacaacacagagtgTATGGGCTCTGTCGACACCAGCGTGGCCCCCCCAGTCATCCGTTACCATCTCCCTGTCAACCACAGTCTGGATAACTCCTGTCGCCATTCTCTGCAG ATTGTGGACAAGACCCCGGACCCCAACGGCCCCTTCGCCAGCTTCCAAAACATCCAGGCAGTTATCATCACAGGCTTCATTGACACACCCAGATCCGACCAGGGGCTGATCAGTTACGCCACAGACCTCTACTATCATTTCTCCTGCAGCTACCCACTGGAGTACCtcatgaacaacacacagattGTGGC CTCCTCTGTCTCGGTGGCGACCAACGATAACAATGGAACTTTCATTGATGCACTAGAAATGGCTGTTTTTAAT GACTCAGACTACATCCACCCGTTAGTGATGCCTTCAGTAGGACTCCAACTGCGAACCAGGAtctatgtggaggtgaaggccGTTAACCTCACAGGAAA TTTCCATGTCCTGCTGGATCACTGCTTCAGTACTCCCACTGCTTACAACATGTCGCACAGCGAGCAGCACAACTTCTTCGTCGG CTGTTCAGTGGACCAGAGGACGTCCGTGACAGACAATGGTCTTTCCAAGGTTGCCAGGTTCAACTTTGAGGCCTTCCGCTTCGTACAGCACCGGGACCAGGCAAAGTCCAGCATCTATCTGCACTGCATACTGAGACTCTGTGAGCCCAGCAAATGTCAAACGCTGGTGTCT GCCTGcaacaacagaggaaaaagatCTGTGACTCCTTTTGGAAAAGAAAGCAGCGAATCGGCCACTGTTTCAGTCGGACCTCTTTACACTGCTCCAGAAG GCAGGCCATATGCAGCGGCCTACA GTAATGACATGGCATCAGAGAAAGATGACGTGGACGTGACGGGCCTGGTGGTCGGGGTGGTGTTTGGCTCAGcggctgctgctctgctggttcTGGGCGGCTGGTTTGTCCTGAAGAAATTTTACTGGGCGGGAGGATTATGTGCCTTCGATTGA